From a region of the Caldisericaceae bacterium genome:
- a CDS encoding prepilin-type N-terminal cleavage/methylation domain-containing protein yields the protein MQKRNGFTLLELIISLSIVIIVIIMALATFSRFYTVRAFYEQQLVIEQNFRLALDRITEDFRESSNPEGGAIILKPEDNTMEEELIFSKSGGTQVRYILKGTGSQKFAIYREISNDFTATPPSLISSQPITEDMNQIVKLYFIRQGGKVVVIIVGKTSYFGAKNIVSFTSLIYSRNSPEENP from the coding sequence TTGCAAAAAAGGAACGGTTTTACTTTATTAGAATTGATAATATCTCTATCGATAGTTATTATAGTTATTATCATGGCTCTTGCAACGTTTTCCCGTTTTTATACTGTAAGAGCCTTTTACGAGCAACAACTTGTTATTGAGCAAAACTTCCGTTTAGCACTTGACCGCATTACTGAAGATTTCAGAGAATCAAGTAACCCAGAAGGGGGTGCAATTATCTTAAAACCTGAAGATAATACAATGGAAGAAGAACTTATCTTTAGTAAATCTGGTGGAACACAAGTAAGGTATATTCTTAAAGGAACTGGCTCCCAAAAATTTGCTATTTACCGAGAAATATCTAATGACTTTACAGCAACCCCACCTTCTTTAATAAGCAGTCAACCGATAACTGAGGATATGAACCAGATTGTAAAACTTTATTTTATAAGGCAAGGTGGTAAGGTTGTTGTGATTATAGTTGGAAAGACTAGTTATTTTGGTGCAAAAAATATTGTTTCCTTTACTTCGCTTATATATTCACGCAACTCTCCTGAAGAAAATCCGTAA